A segment of the Panicum hallii strain FIL2 chromosome 1, PHallii_v3.1, whole genome shotgun sequence genome:
TAAACATTGGATTCTGAAATTAGTACAATCTTTCACTGTCTCGATCAATGgggaaataaaatatttggaattGTCACGAAATGGATGATTAATGCACTTCGATATGATGATGCAAGTACTGATTTTAGAAATTAGGGACTATGCTAGGAACAGCGAAATGGAAGAGACAATTATTAGGCCACTCGTGGAGGAACAGATAGATGTCCAGCGCCAGCATCTAATCGATTGGACACCCTGGGATGTACTAAAACACTGGTCATCGATCGGTGCCTTCTGCTTGCACGTAGAAGCATCTCCTGGTCGATTTCTGTGGTTACGTGTAGGTCTCACACCACTCTACGTGCAAAAGGAAACATAGGCATGTCGTGAACAATCTCGAGTACATACACTGCCGCGTGATTTTGACCAGATGGCTACCTTTCAGTTGGAACAGTATATGGGTTGGGAAGAACATACCTGAGCTTCCTAGGCATTTGTTTCCAGCAGGCTTCATTTGCATACTTCATCGTCCCTTTCAATCTATACGTACTAGGAGGGATTGGTTGGCTAAAATTAGTTTATTTTCCACTCCGATCCATATATGCATTGAGAAAGAATGAATGTATCCAAACAAGACCGCACCTGAGAGCCCTTTTGAAATGCAGGATTTTCATGTATTGGATTATAAAAAAAAACATAGGATATATTAAGTTTGCACGAAAATTGGCAGTCCTACAAGAATTCAAAACGTATGAATGTTTTTGGTGAAGGCTTTAATTTGGATGCAACACAAAATTCTATGGTTGCACGCATCCCAAGAGAATCAAGGGGAATTTCATATGGTGCAATCCTTTAGTAAATTTTCCTATATGATCACAATCCACCAAAAAATTCCACTGCTTCCATTTGCTCCAAATAGGGTCTAAATCACTTTTATACTGACCGAACCACCGGACTAGTAATTTACTCGAAATCTTCAAGCATCCAAGCCTGAGCCATGCTGCTAGACCTACCTAACAACCCTAGTCCAACTAGCCTAGCTAGTTCTATTCCCCCGGCCAGCTAGTGTAAATCATATTGGGCCACCGGAGTGAACCCATGCATTGGAGTTGACTGGAAATTTTGTTGTAATGACAACGAACTGGAGAAAAAAATAACCATTTCTCTATGCAAACTCAAAAAGGTGTCTAATCGGAGAGATGAGGAATTCAACTTTGACAGGCGAAAGGTTTATAGACGGCGCCACTTGTCAATTTCAGGTGAACCAGTTCAAATCGATGCGTCTTAGTGTTACTTTGGACGACCTACTAGCAAAAAAAAGATTGTGACCCCACAAGAACTAAAGATTTCATGGAAGTTTCAACGAGCTCCCATGACTTTCCAATGACAAATGCCTAGGTCAAGGATTCGTCGAACACCATCTACGACCTTGCTACTGGCCAAACCTTCAATTTCCAGCTACCCCACCTAATAATTCCTGCCTAATAACCAAGAAGTGGAGCAGGAGACAGTGTATTTTCTCATTACCGACGCATCCGTCGATCCACCGGCGGCCGATAACGGTGAGATCGACCTCCCATTGCGAAGCGCAAGGCGAACTGACGGGGCGAGAATCCATGATGGAGAAGGAGCGCACGTGCTGCGATCGATCGACCATGCATGCAGCGGGCTGCTGCCCGGCCGATCGACCGAGCACGTGCCCTGCTTCTCCAGCAGGGTTTGCTCGCCCCTCCTCATGAGCCGCTGCGAACGGAAGCTAGcaaaaatggaatgctagatgAGCTATAGATTGGCAGCTATACCAGCAGTGTTGCCAGGCATGTGTGTATATATAGGCAGCAAGGGCGAGTGGTTTGTGCGGTGGCAAGGCATGGCTATCTATCGCGAAAGGGCCAAGCTTTCGGGTGAAAGGGAAGCCACACCTGCCGCCGCCTCGGATGCTTTGCTTTCCATGGATCAAATGGGATGAATTGGCAGACCACCAAACCAGCTGTGGGATCTCTAATTCTCCATCCGCGCCATCTCCCCGCCCGAGCTAATAAACCGGGGCTTAGTTTAAGAAGAAGCCTCCTGCAGGTTGCAGTTAGTCGCTGTCTGAACTGGATTCTTTAACCGGACAAGGTTTTACTTGGATTGCTGCTTTTGCGCTTGTTTAAGTAAAAAAGAATGCTCCGTTTTTTGTTGTAAAAAGAATGCTCCTTTTACTCGGCGATGACGGCAGTAATGCTAGTTTAACCGGCCGGTCGGCCCGGCCCTGCGACGGCGACCGTCAGCTTGGCCGGGGCGCCTAGCTCCTCCAGAACGCAAGCTAACAGGTTCAGATCACCACTGGTTTTCTTAGTCGCAGCCACATGTTTAACCTAATCGACTCACTTACCTGTAGCTCTTATCTTGTCGCCGGCCGGACGCCGGCACGCCGCCTCCCAGAATGCCAGATAACTAGATTGATCAGGGGTGGCACACTGGCACTGGCGGTCAGTTCATCTGTTGCTGGTGCGTTCATGTCCATCCACTCGATCGTCCGCCGGTCATCGTGCCAACTTGCAGCAACTAAACAACAACTAACTCAAATGCTGCCGGAAGATTATGACGATGGGTTGCAGACAAAAGTTCGGAGCGCAAGCCACAGTGGCTACCGCTAAACCAGGGCACGCGCGACGTGCCGTCGACACCCGTCATGTTGATGTCAGTCAGAGCGTGTTGTCTGTCCTGCACCGCCATGTTCAAATGAGACCTTAATTAACAAGGGATCGATAAGCTAGAGGTGACGACGATCAGCTGCAGGATGCCCCCTCTTGGTGGTGGAACAATTGGCGCATCCGTGTGACCGCGCTAGCGTCTAACCACGCGAGTGCGGCCGCCGCGGGTGCGGACAAGGTTCTCCAGAGCCGGTGGCATCGGATCGcacggcgtgcgcgcgcgggaCAGCGACGGGAATCCTAAACAAATGCACGCGCGCTGCCCCGGTTGGTGTCGTGGGTTGggcgccccagcccggccgtcAGTTCTGGTGTCGAGAGGTTGGAGCTGGACAGGGGTCAATGGCTAGATCAGATGGGTTCGTCTTCTCTCTGGTCCCCTAGGATTTGGCGCGGCGCAGATAGCCTACCGGGCTAAAACAATCGTCTTCCATAGTTAGCCCAACCTGACCTAATTGTGTTGAGAGGTTtgaggattgtctgtctgcctACTGTCTGCAACAACCGAACCCCTACAGTAATCTGATGTGTGCTTGTGTTCAATTGGATCCTGAATCATCACACAAGCCATGGTACCTTTCCAAATCGTCAACTTTGTTTCAAAGGATCGAGATTTTTTACTCCACGGTCTttcaagaggatcaagatggcGTGCGTGTATACAGGAGAGAGATTCTACCAATTACCAAAGGGCTCGATAGGGAGGATGGAAAGGAGGAGCATGACTCTGAAGATCTCAGATTCAAACGAATTGGGTATTGCCACATGCAAGGCTGGCTGGAAAGGAGGACCTCGCATGGCACAGCATTTTCGGAAACAAGAACAACGAGCAATTGGTGATCGCAACGAGAGTAAGTCCACCGGTCTCCGAACCAAGTATCGAACTCGGGATGGATGGATCGGAGCTCCTGGCCCCTCGTTGTGCTCAATGATGGTGCAGGCGATTGAACAGCGGGGCTGGTGGTGATGTCGCCATCAGAGGATCTCGCCTACTTGCTTGTTCCGGAAACATCTTGCGATCAGCAGCGCGGACCAGAGGAAGCCACGATCATCTCTCCCTTACTGCCGGGAGCGGAGGAGCAAGGGTACGGGAGGTTTCTGCCGGAAATACGCGTGCACTAATGGCTATGGATCGCCGGAAAACCCACATCCATCAGCGGCCGGAAGGGCGAGCAACGGCCACTGCTATGGAAGGACGACGATAGAAAGCAAAACCAGGGACCAATTTGCAAACCAATTTACACATAACccctaaatcggatcgcgattagtaatcgcgatccgatttagggGGGTATGTGTAAAATATAGTATCGAGATTAATATTCGCGATCCGATTAGAGGGTCTTCTGTAAAATATCCAAGTGGCCGCCGGTCTCTtcctcggccgccgccggccgttgAGATCTTCTGCCGCCGTCGGCCGCGGACCGACGTGCGAGCCTACCAGGACTCGGCTGCTCTTCTTCCGGACGGAGAACCAGTTCGTCTTTGAACTTCCTTGCAGTACTCGCTGGGCTCGGCGGAGGACATACGCCAGCCACGAGAGCCGAAAGGCGTGACCGCGCAAGAGGACGCCGGGGAAGGGGGCAGCGCTGCGGgacggccgccgcgccaccaGGACCAACGCAGCTCGGTGCCGGAGCCGACCGCGATGGGTCATATGCTGAGTTCATAATGTTACCTCTCGCGATGCGCCTTGGATTGCCATGAACGACGGCGGCAGCCCGGCGCCGGAGACGACGAGCTCACGGTCAACGAAATGTCTCCTGCAGGATTGTCAGCGCAAATCACTCTTCGCTCCAAAACCATAACGAGTCCTACTAAAAAAAATTGCCAAGATTGTGCCTGCCTCGATTGCACCCTGAttaaggatgtggatgctcaCTTGATTATTTACTTTATCGAAATTTATTTGATCAGAGGAGCACGGCGTCAGGAAACTTGGTGTGGACGTGCCGTGCTAGCTTACGGCAGCTGATCCGGGTGCTTTTAGAATTTTGATCATCAATAATCTTTGTCAATGTTGAGGCTTTCGTACCCCCAATCCTATTTCATTGCAGTGAGTGGTTCACTtcgctgtttttttttttgagcaaGGTTCACTTCGCTGTTGAACAGGCGTCCTCCTCCTGTCATCACACTTTGTAAAAGCTCCCATAAATTCTTCTCCAGCCCAAAGACTAAAACAAGATACTGTGCCCAACATATCCGTCGCACCTAAATTTGGTCCAGCCCACCTCAAGGCCCAGTACCCACTCGCGCCAACGAAACAAAACACGCAGCTTAACACAGCCCGTCTCCTCCAAATtcccccaaaaccctagcgcgTCGGCTTCCGAACTCCCAGTGCATTCGGCCGGCGCGCGTGCGGCTCCCCCCCacacccgcccgcccgcccgccatgGCCGACGTCGACATGGCTGAGCTCCCGCAGACCCCACGGTCCACCGCCGGCGACGATGACCTCTCGTTGCTGGACGGGGAGGCCGATCTCGCCGCGGCCATCCTGGAGCGCCTCGGCGGCTCGCCGCGGGAGGACTTCCAGCACCtctgcgccaccgccgccgccatggagcAGGCCGTCAGGGACCGGGGCGTCGAACCGACGCCCGTCGCGTActtcgccgctgccgccgcggcgCTCGCACCgctggcgcgcgcgggggccgggggcgcCGACCGCCACGTCGCCGGCGCGCTCCTCGCGTTCCTCTCCGTAGCGCTGCCGGCCCTACCCACCGCCGTGGTGCGCGCCCGTGGGCGTGAGGTCGCCGACGACGTGGTGCGCGTGCTCGACTTCCCTTCGACGCCCGATTCAGGCGCGAGGGCGGGGTTGAGGTGCCTGGCGCATTTGATATCTGCGGGGGACAGGGCGAACTGGGAGGCAGTAGAGCCTCTCTATACCGTCATTCTAAGGCTCGCCACTGATCAACGGCCGAAGGTAAAGCGAAGCGCTCTCAAACTTTTGCTGTGAAAAAAATTCGTTCTGTTCCATGATACAAATTGACATTCCTCACTGGGTTGTTCCATTGCTGCTGCCTGTGTAACTTGGCTGTAGGAAATTCAGGTTCATTAGTATGTAAAAAAGTCTTGTTTTGGCCCTGCGTTTTGCCTGGTTACAGATGCAAAGCAACTTAATAATTATGTCAATTCTGGAAAGTCTCGTTCAATTCTAGTAGAAGTTTGGTACTTTCCACTTTTATAATATCTAGCAAATGACTATGAACAAGTATATTTCATAACTCAATACATGACACCAAGAGGCTTGGTTTTTTGCCGAAATATGTTAGTCCATGACTAATTATTGAGAGAGAGTAAATCATAGCTTACTTTGATGTGTTATAGGTGAGAAAGCAAGCTCATTCATGCTTGAGAGATGTTCTCCAAAGTTTTCAAAGACAAGCAGTTTTGGTTCCAGCAAGTGAAGGAATAACAAGGTGCTTTGAACGGTTTCTGCTTCTTGCTGGAGGCTCAAGTGCAGTGAATACAGGTGTAGCAGAAGAAGGGCCTAAGGGGGCTAAGGAGGTCCTGTATATGTTGAATGGACTGAAATGCTGTCTTCCCCTTATGGCATCGAAGCCTTCCAATACcatcttaaaatattttaaagCATTGTTAGATCTGCAGCAACCAATCTTGACAAGGAGTATATTGGAGATTCTGAATGCCGTTGGTGAGAGTCCAGCTCTACAGCTCAAATCTGATGTGTTATTGGACGTTATGTGCTCTTTAGGGCTGTCAgtgtcttcaggaaggaaatcAGGAGATGAAATGGCTTCAATTGCGCGGCTTTTACTTGTTGGTACTAAGAAAATTTACAATCAAAATAAGAACATATGCGTTGTAAAGCTTCCATTGATATTTACTTCACTTGGAGGTAGCTCTTCTCATAACCTTTACCATTTCTTAATTGGTCTATGATTCTTACATAGCATTACCATGGACATACCTTTTTCTTTCATAATTGCTTGCCAGATATATTATCAAGTGAATTCGAAGAGGCAAGGTTTTCATCTGTGGAGGCTTTTAGAGGTTTAATAGATAATTGCATCGATGAAACCATGGTGTCTCAGGGCATTGCTCAGATCAAGGCTAGACGTCAAGGGTTAAAGTCGGATCCCACAGTCATAGAGAAGATATGTGCTATCCTAGAAGGCTTGCTAGATGTCCACTATAGTGATGTTTGGGACAAATCATTTCATTTAATCTCAGTGACATTTGACAAGTTAGGTATGTATTTCAGTGCCTTAGCATATCCTCCCTCGTTCATATTGATTGGTTAATATGCTTCAGACTGCATCGTATTATTAATTTTGTTATGATGGGAAGCATAGATGATCATCTTCGATATTGATATCTTAGCGATATTGACGATTTGAAGTTCCGAGTCTTATCTGTCACAAAGGCATCATGTTTTTGTAAATTCCACTGTCCTTGGTCTTTTCACTGTTACTTGCAAAATCAATTGAATGTTTGTGTCCATTTTTTTTGACAAATTGAATTATTGTATTTTTACACTTAGTTATGTGCATGTTTTTAAGGGTTATGAGTTTCTGAGCTGATGCCTAACATAAAAAACAGGAGAGTTTTCAGCTGACCTATTGCCTGAAGCACTCAAGAACCTGGCAGATATGCAAAACATGTCAGATGATGACTTCTCTTTTCGGAAGCAGGTATATTTTTCCCGTATAAGTTTTCAGTGTATAACTACACAGAGACTTCAATCCTGCTTGCTTATCTGCCTTGCCAGTTGCCAGTTGCCACAGATGTTGCTTGGGGCAATCAAGGCTGCTATGCACTAGAGTTACTTTATAACTCATACTTTTGCCTAATTCATGCTATCTTATGCTGGTTAAGATCTTGCTAAGAAAATAGATGATAGATAGTGGTGTGCACTTGCATGCCTTTGTTCCGCCAGAATTTTTTTTGGTCTCTGTATGATTGCTTAACCTGGTTCACATCCATTTACTTTTATTCTGCAGCTCAATGCATGTATTGGTTCAGCAGTTGCTGCAATGGGGCCAAAGAATGTTCTTGAAATTCTTCAGATTCGGTCATTATGTGATGAAAATGAATGGATTCTCCCTATTCTAGAGAAGCATATTGTTGGTGCCAGTTTACATTTTTTCTTAAAAGATGTTCTGGGTTTTGTTAAAGCCATAGAGAAAAGCATTACTAAGGTATTAGCGCCCATTGAAAATTCTGTGCGTTTTACAAAAAATACTTCTATCTTGAACTGCACTCTTACTATGTTAAGAAAACATCATCTGAACAGCTCTTGAAGGATGACAAGCTTTTCTCCGCCAAGAGAGCTGAAGGTTACGTATATTCTCTGTGGTCTTTGTTGCCATCTTGTTGCAACTATCCATGTGATACTTCAAGTAACTTTAGAGTTCTACAAAGTGTTTTATGCGATACTCTCGAAAACCAGCCTGAATTGCGTGGGATTGTTTGCTCCAGTATTCAGGTGCTCCGCATATGCTCCTTTGTATTACAGTAACTGTTTTGCCCTTCGTAATTTCTTCTATATTTTTTAACTTGTGGTCTCTGCAGGTTTTGATTAAACAAAACAAAGAAGCTTTGTCAGTTTCTAGAGAAGAAGATATTCTTTCTGAGGATGAACTAAGCAAATCTGAAATAAGAGCAAAGGAACGTTACACTAAGAATTTGGCAGAGGAAAACTTGAAAGCGATATGTGCTTTTTCATCAAATCTTTTGGATGTACTTTGTTCTATATTCTTGACGTCTTCAAAGGATGCTATTGGATTATTGCAGGTATATTATTGCTGTGTGCTATTTGGTCTGCTCTGTTCTGATTTCGTTTGTTCTTTTGAAAAGACTTAGCTACCCAATGAAATATTGATCATATTTCTGTGCTCATGATACCATTTTACTGGCTGAAGAAACTTTAAGCACCTGTATTTTTTGGGAATTCTTTGTTTTGGCTTCTGAAGTTGCATATAAAGAGTGAAATCTAACTTTGCATGCCCTGACTATTGTAACTACTCTTTTCTGGAACCAAACTATCATCTGCTATTTTATGGACTGAAATTATAATTCTCATTGTGTGAGTCTTTTAGTTCAATTATTTGCTGATTGCATTTCAGTTATGTTACTTCAATGTACGTAATTTGCATATTCCCCCCTCTTGATTGAACCTGTAGCCTGCGATAAGTGAGATAGCATCCATATCAGACAAAGATGTTGTTGGCAAGTTCTTCCTTGATTCAATAAGAAAGTTGTTGGATGCCACAAAAGCTGTTAATGCAGAGCCAGTGGATGATAGTTCGATGCAAATTGAAACCAACTCCAACACAAATAGCATGACAAGGTTTGCACGAGTTTACATTCTTGCCATTTCTTGTCTATTTGTAGATAGATTCCGGCTGAAGTCTGATGCTGATCTTAAATGTTGATTTGATTTCAGGGCACTACTGTTGGATTTTGCAGCTTCATTGATGCCTGGTTTGGCTGCCAAGTCTATCAATGTACTATTCAGTTATGTGAAACCTGCAATTAAGGTACAGAATATGGTTTAATGTAAATTATGGTTGCTCTTTCCATGTAACCAAGAATCTAATTTCAGTTTGCCTGATAATTTTCCGTTTCTAGGACAGTGATGCTTTGATTCAAAAGAGAGCATACAAGGTCCTTTCAATGCTACTTAAGGTCTGTTAATGCTTTCATTCTTCATATAAATTATTGCATGTAACAAAAGTAAAGTTCCATTTTTAATTGAATGTTTATTGTTTCAGGATGCTGAATTTGTTGAAAAGAATTTGGATGTCCTGTTAGAATTGTTGATTTCATCGATGCCTTGTCAATTTCCCTCGAAACGCTACAGGCTTGAATGTCTCTATCACCTTATTGTTCACATTTTGAAGGTTGGTAAAAACTAAAAACTCTGTTCTGTTTTTCCTGACAAATATGCATGTTGACCCGTGAGAGCAGTAAGAAGAACTATACACTTGTCTATCTGCAGGATTCATCTATGGTTAGAAAGAGGGACATTATTAGTTCTTTCATCACCGAAATACTTCTCGCATTGAAAGAGGTAACTAAACTTCCATTTGGTTTTGCAAAATTTCTCCATTAGGATGCTTGCCACCTGAGCATTTTGCTGTGCATTATTTGTGTTAAATGAATTCTACACTTGTACAGTTGTACTATTACTCTGTTAGCCTTTTGCTGTATCGTAAACACTAAAACTGTCCTGCCTTTTTTCAGAATGATAGAGCTGCATTAGTAGTTCGCTTAACGCCTTTTTGAGAAAAAATGTCAGTGTGTAATCACGAAGCCTAGCATTGGTTGCTCAAGCAAACTACTCATTTGTTCTGATGGGAAAGCTTCTTCAACTACATTTGTGTTATGCAATAAAAAGCGATTAACAGTTATTTGCTGATGTTTATTGACAGGCAAATAAGAAAACCAGAAACAGAGCTTATGACTTGCTTATTGAAATTGCTCGTGCATGTGAAGATGCTGAAAATGACGAGGGGAAGGACAGCTTACACCAGTTTTTTGGCATGGTACTAATATTTCAATTGTGTTAACCACTCCCAGGCGGACTTT
Coding sequences within it:
- the LOC112890246 gene encoding RRP12-like protein, translating into MADVDMAELPQTPRSTAGDDDLSLLDGEADLAAAILERLGGSPREDFQHLCATAAAMEQAVRDRGVEPTPVAYFAAAAAALAPLARAGAGGADRHVAGALLAFLSVALPALPTAVVRARGREVADDVVRVLDFPSTPDSGARAGLRCLAHLISAGDRANWEAVEPLYTVILRLATDQRPKVRKQAHSCLRDVLQSFQRQAVLVPASEGITRCFERFLLLAGGSSAVNTGVAEEGPKGAKEVLYMLNGLKCCLPLMASKPSNTILKYFKALLDLQQPILTRSILEILNAVGESPALQLKSDVLLDVMCSLGLSVSSGRKSGDEMASIARLLLVGTKKIYNQNKNICVVKLPLIFTSLGDILSSEFEEARFSSVEAFRGLIDNCIDETMVSQGIAQIKARRQGLKSDPTVIEKICAILEGLLDVHYSDVWDKSFHLISVTFDKLGEFSADLLPEALKNLADMQNMSDDDFSFRKQLNACIGSAVAAMGPKNVLEILQIRSLCDENEWILPILEKHIVGASLHFFLKDVLGFVKAIEKSITKLLKDDKLFSAKRAEGYVYSLWSLLPSCCNYPCDTSSNFRVLQSVLCDTLENQPELRGIVCSSIQVLIKQNKEALSVSREEDILSEDELSKSEIRAKERYTKNLAEENLKAICAFSSNLLDVLCSIFLTSSKDAIGLLQPAISEIASISDKDVVGKFFLDSIRKLLDATKAVNAEPVDDSSMQIETNSNTNSMTRALLLDFAASLMPGLAAKSINVLFSYVKPAIKDSDALIQKRAYKVLSMLLKDAEFVEKNLDVLLELLISSMPCQFPSKRYRLECLYHLIVHILKDSSMVRKRDIISSFITEILLALKEANKKTRNRAYDLLIEIARACEDAENDEGKDSLHQFFGMVAGGLVSGQTPYAISAVVTGLARLTYEFSELIGIAYKLLPQTFLLMQRNNREIVKANLGFVKALVAKSKADMLHEHLKGVVEGLLSWQSDTKNSFKAKVKSLIEILVKKCGLDAVKAVMPEEHMKLLTNIRKVNERKMRKVKSSEDGDAMSMASGATRQSRWNHTQMFSDFGSDDDESDGPFSTQHTVTSRAGSKASTRSSRRRQADKSLLEKSIDQSTGEPLDLLDQKTVRLALKTGRKRTAPDDDEDDFEVDPEGRIIVREEREKRKKKPVSRDDDDADGKSSVRSQSVKKRKTSSGWAYTGHEYTSKKAGGDLKKKDKMEPYAYWPLDRKLLNRRSDRKVSARKGMASVMKVTKKLEGKSASAALAAKRTGKMKHKKNK